The genome window AGCGATGCGGTTGGTAAGGAGCTGGAATTACCGCGTGTTCCCGATCATACGACCCTGCAACGTACCTACGCCAAGATACGCAAAGCGGATTGGATGCGCATGAACGAGACCTTGCTCGAGGAAATCGGACGGCCTGAAGAAGAAGGGGTGGCTGCCGATAGTACCGGCTTCTCACCCGGCCCGGCCAGTTCTTACTACCAAAGCCGTTCGGGAAAAGCCTATCGCCACTGGGCGAAGGGCGTTTATGCCGTTGGAATTGTCTCGCAATTCATCCTTGCGATGCAATCCGGCTGGGGTCCAGGTAGCGATGCCCCTTATCTGGGCTATCTGCGCCGCAAAGCCAGGCGGTTTGCCAAACGTCGGGCTTGGGTCTTGCTGGCCGATTCAGGGTTCGATGGTCGGACTGTCCGGCCTCAAGACTTGATTCCACCCGTTCGGCGAGGTGGAAATTTGCTGGCCCCTGAACGACGAGCAAGAAGCGAGCTTGTCTCTGCGGCTCGCCTGGATGGTCTCTATGGTCAACGCTGGAAGACCGAAACCGTGAATTCGGTCATCAAGCGCAAATTCGGGCAAGCCATCCGCTCGCGGAAACGCAGCCTGCAAAACCGAGAACCGATTATCAAAGGACTGGTCTACAACATACACCGCTAGGTGTATCTCTTCCTAACCTATCTTTGCAACAGAGCAAGACGATGTAATTAAAAGTGGCACCCAAAGCAAAAAGGCTTACACCGGTTACCCCTAATACCAGCGCGGAAAACACTGCGACCACCCCCCATGGTCCCAACGTGGTAATTCCCATCAAACGAGCAATCACCAGTCCCAAACCAATTAAAACTGCTGGGACGACTCCCGCCAACCCCAATATTCCAAGCACGCGAACGGGGTTATACCCCAAAACCGTCCAAACCATGGATTGAAAGAATCTTGTTCCATCCCTGATCACGCTAAGTTTTGAGCGTCCAACCCTTTCACTGTAAGGGATAGCCACCTCCGCCATCTTAATCCCCTCATGGACGGCGCGTGTACTCATAACAGGGGTAAGATTCAGTCCATCCGGTAATGGTGAAATCTGTCTTAAGATTTCTTTTCGAAAGACCCTCATCCCAGAGGCACTATCGGTAATCTTTTGCCACCCCAGGATATTCAACAGAGTGGCAAAAATTACATTTCCAATCCGACGAGTTAAGGGCATTCTACTTTCTGCTCCCGCCATGCGAGAACCAATCACCAAGTCTATGCCATTCAATGCCACCTGGCAAAGTTGAGGGAAATACTCTGGTGGATAAGTCCCGTCTGCATCCAGAAAACCGATTAATTCGCCCTGAGCCGCTGAAAATCCCGTTTTCAATGCGGCACCATAGCCCCTGTTTTTAGGATGAGAAATTACACGGACACAATCATATTGAGCAGCAACTTTTCCAGCCTCCTCAGCAGTGCGATCCCGACTTCCATCATTGACCACAAGTAGTTCCAGATCTTCAATTCCTACTGCTCTCAAGTTCTCGCGCGTCTTCAACACACGAAGCATGATTTCTGCAATTCCGTTTTCCTCATTGTAAGCAGGTATTACAATCGATAACATCGGCATAATGTTCTCCTCTTTGCTAAAAGTAAACTTTTCGACCATTTACTGGAAAGTTTTCTTCCGTAATTTCCCGAATGATCTTTGCGGGCACACCACCTACAAGAGTATGCGCAGGCACATCATGGGTAACCACAGAGCCAGCAGCCACTACAGATCCTTTACCAATCTTCACCCCATCTGTAATAATACATCCTGCTCCAAGCCATACATCATCCTCAATGATTATTCCCTCCGCTGTGATTCCCTGATAGATAAATGGCTCTTCTGGATTTCGAAAAACATGATTAACGGCCAAAATCTGAGTAAAGGGCGAAGTATATACTCGATCGCCGAGCCACACTCCACCCTGTCCTCGAATCACGGAATATTCTCCTATCAAACAATCCTTGCCTATACGAATTCCAGCATGTGGTAAGTTTCTAAAGTTATACACGTGCAGAACAGCACCGTGCATCACAATTGAGTTTTCTCCAATTTCAATGCCGTTTGGACAAGCATGAAGATACACCCCTTGATCCAGATACACCCCATGATGCAGTTTGATTCGATTGGCAAATCTAAGTCTCACATGGTTTTCAATAGCCGCCCATCCTTTGATAGACAGGATGATACGGTACATAATCGCTCTAATCCCAATTCCAATAATTGTGGGTATCCAACCAAACATGGCATACATCAACTGCTCAAGAAGGTATCTTGGCAACGTGTCGGCTTGACGTTGTAAATACAATCTGACACCATGGCTGCCATGTGTTAAAGGTTCTGGTTTCTCGGCAGTCAGAACACGCTGGTCTGTTACCATAATTTCTTGAAGATCTCCTCAAAATATTAAGAAAGCGAAACCGACCTTTTTGTGGTCGGTTTCGCTACTGGCTCATCAGAACACTTCCCAAATTCTTGGGAAAGCGACCAACTATCCCGTTCTGAGTCAACGCCTCCACAAAATAAACGATACTCTATTTTAAAAAATGTGGATTTTTAACTCCTTAAAAATGTTAATCTAATAAGTCATGAATTGTCAATTGTTTTGGGACCTTCGTAACTGAATTGCAATTCACCCAACGACTCACAGGATTTCGCTCTGTTTTGTGTATTCTACAGTGTTCCTCAACCCCTCTTCCAGAGAGATTGTAGGTACCCAACCCAGTTCTTCTTTTGCCCTTTGAGCATTGAGATAAATTTTGAAAGTCTCACCAAGCTTTGCCGGGGCATAATTTGGCATGCCCGAGTACCCGGTAATTGCTTTCAAACGTTGAAAGAGTTCATTCACCGTGGTGCCTTTTCCGCTTCCGAGGTTGTATACTCGCCCACTACCGCTTTCTAAAGCAAGCAAATTTGCCCTTGCGCAATCATACACATGGACATAATCTCTTACCTGGTCGCCTGTGCCGTAAATGGTTACAGGCTCCCCACGCAACATCTGCCCGGTGAAAATAGCAATGACCCCTGCTTCTCCCAAAGGGTCTTGCCGTGGGCCATAAACATTTGGATAGCGAAAAAC of Anaerolinea thermophila UNI-1 contains these proteins:
- a CDS encoding transposase; translated protein: MARIAYRLAKQALPMYSHAKSPHHFTLPQLGACVLLMFYLNLSYRDMEEWLLASDAVGKELELPRVPDHTTLQRTYAKIRKADWMRMNETLLEEIGRPEEEGVAADSTGFSPGPASSYYQSRSGKAYRHWAKGVYAVGIVSQFILAMQSGWGPGSDAPYLGYLRRKARRFAKRRAWVLLADSGFDGRTVRPQDLIPPVRRGGNLLAPERRARSELVSAARLDGLYGQRWKTETVNSVIKRKFGQAIRSRKRSLQNREPIIKGLVYNIHR
- a CDS encoding glycosyltransferase family 2 protein; amino-acid sequence: MVEKFTFSKEENIMPMLSIVIPAYNEENGIAEIMLRVLKTRENLRAVGIEDLELLVVNDGSRDRTAEEAGKVAAQYDCVRVISHPKNRGYGAALKTGFSAAQGELIGFLDADGTYPPEYFPQLCQVALNGIDLVIGSRMAGAESRMPLTRRIGNVIFATLLNILGWQKITDSASGMRVFRKEILRQISPLPDGLNLTPVMSTRAVHEGIKMAEVAIPYSERVGRSKLSVIRDGTRFFQSMVWTVLGYNPVRVLGILGLAGVVPAVLIGLGLVIARLMGITTLGPWGVVAVFSALVLGVTGVSLFALGATFNYIVLLCCKDRLGRDTPSGVCCRPVL
- a CDS encoding acyltransferase, encoding MVTDQRVLTAEKPEPLTHGSHGVRLYLQRQADTLPRYLLEQLMYAMFGWIPTIIGIGIRAIMYRIILSIKGWAAIENHVRLRFANRIKLHHGVYLDQGVYLHACPNGIEIGENSIVMHGAVLHVYNFRNLPHAGIRIGKDCLIGEYSVIRGQGGVWLGDRVYTSPFTQILAVNHVFRNPEEPFIYQGITAEGIIIEDDVWLGAGCIITDGVKIGKGSVVAAGSVVTHDVPAHTLVGGVPAKIIREITEENFPVNGRKVYF